One Paracidovorax avenae ATCC 19860 genomic region harbors:
- a CDS encoding methyl-accepting chemotaxis protein: protein MNKDAKVRTQLMVAFGTMGVLILFMSLFGLTALGDATTRFQGYVHGIGARTAVTAQLRTAIDERAIAARNIVLATTPADVQTEKSRGEQAHAQVQKSMAELKQLMAQATDTSDKARALVAQMDRIEQSYAPIALGIIDLAARGEREAAITKLNRECRPLLDQFAAVTSEYAQLSQSKAHELANDAEDRLGTERAALIAAAVLAFVIATVAGLVITRRLTGALGGEPAELRQIAEQVASGDLSPMQRQGAIVPGSVLASLASMHATLAHIVTDVRLASDSITTGSGEIATGNADLSRRTELQASALQETASAMEQLSATVRHNADNARAASQLATGATDVANRGGQIVEQVVDTMQEISASSRQITDITGVIDSIAFQTNILALNAAVEAARAGEQGRGFAVVAAEVRTLAQRSAQAAKEIRALILGSVEKVDRGAALVSQAGTTMSEIVTEIRRVSEIVGEISVASAEQSDGVLQVGQAVAQMDQATQQNAALVEEGAAAAASLRDQARRLDQSVSVFRVPGLAGGAASAHRLAMS from the coding sequence ATGAACAAAGATGCAAAAGTGCGCACGCAGCTGATGGTGGCTTTCGGCACGATGGGGGTGCTGATCCTCTTCATGTCGCTGTTCGGCCTCACGGCGCTGGGCGACGCGACCACGCGCTTCCAGGGCTATGTGCACGGCATCGGGGCGCGCACCGCGGTCACGGCCCAGTTGCGCACCGCCATCGACGAGCGCGCCATCGCCGCGCGCAACATCGTCCTGGCGACCACGCCGGCCGACGTGCAGACCGAGAAGTCGCGCGGCGAGCAGGCCCATGCCCAGGTCCAGAAATCGATGGCGGAGCTCAAGCAACTGATGGCGCAGGCCACGGACACCTCCGACAAGGCGCGCGCGCTGGTGGCGCAGATGGACCGGATCGAGCAGAGCTATGCGCCCATCGCGCTCGGCATCATCGACCTGGCGGCGCGCGGCGAGCGTGAAGCCGCCATCACCAAGCTGAACCGCGAATGCCGCCCGCTGCTCGACCAGTTCGCGGCCGTCACCTCCGAATACGCACAGCTGTCCCAGAGCAAGGCCCACGAGCTGGCCAACGACGCCGAGGACCGGCTCGGGACGGAACGGGCCGCGCTGATCGCCGCCGCCGTGCTGGCGTTCGTCATCGCCACCGTGGCGGGCCTCGTCATCACGCGCCGGCTGACCGGCGCACTGGGCGGCGAACCTGCGGAACTGCGGCAGATCGCCGAGCAGGTGGCCAGCGGCGACCTCTCCCCCATGCAGCGCCAGGGCGCGATCGTGCCCGGCAGCGTGCTGGCCTCGCTGGCGAGCATGCATGCGACGCTGGCGCACATCGTGACCGACGTGCGGCTCGCTTCGGACTCGATCACCACGGGATCCGGCGAGATCGCCACCGGCAACGCGGACCTGAGCCGGCGCACGGAGCTGCAGGCCAGCGCCCTGCAGGAGACGGCATCGGCCATGGAGCAGCTGAGCGCGACGGTGCGCCACAACGCGGACAACGCCCGCGCCGCGAGCCAGCTGGCGACCGGCGCCACCGACGTGGCGAACCGCGGCGGGCAGATCGTCGAGCAGGTGGTGGACACCATGCAGGAGATCAGCGCCAGCTCCCGCCAGATCACGGACATCACCGGCGTGATCGACAGCATCGCCTTCCAGACCAACATCCTGGCGCTGAACGCGGCCGTGGAGGCGGCGCGCGCGGGCGAACAGGGGCGCGGCTTCGCCGTGGTCGCCGCCGAGGTGCGCACGCTGGCGCAGCGCAGCGCGCAGGCGGCCAAGGAGATCCGGGCGCTGATCCTGGGCAGCGTGGAGAAGGTGGACCGGGGAGCGGCCCTGGTCTCCCAGGCGGGCACCACCATGTCCGAGATCGTGACGGAGATCCGCCGCGTGAGCGAGATCGTGGGCGAGATCAGCGTGGCGAGCGCCGAGCAGAGCGACGGCGTGCTGCAGGTGGGCCAGGCCGTGGCGCAGATGGACCAGGCCACGCAGCAGAATGCCGCGCTGGTGGAGGAAGGCGCTGCGGCGGCGGCCAGCCTGCGCGACCAGGCCCGGCGGCTGGACCAATCGGTGTCGGTTTTCCGGGTGCCGGGTCTCGCCGGCGGCGCGGCGTCCGCGCACCGGCTGGCGATGTCCTGA
- a CDS encoding ABC transporter substrate-binding protein, whose translation MHSATARGPAALSRSRRRPARATGWMAGLLLAAWAAAAMGAPPVKAREPARPAPRAAEPPALHVWHCWASPGEHQRSEVLARHLARHGLHWTIEEPVCGNGNSALSVFTQRFQHRLPRPAAVMTAGEGAPPLAAKGLLLPLDAVAREQEWEEVVPHALQEWARFRGHWIAAPLSVHSTNLLWFNKPLLDRLGGTVPDTWDELLALLARAQEAGIVPVGIGADAWEYSFWFESVAAGAGGAEFYRRFFLEHDRRAYDEAVVMRIFARMAQLRPYLRANAASRDWSSASGLVEQGKALLQMQGSWLNGELRQRGMEAGQDYLCPRFPDTQGMVLYIGDQIGFVRGAQVDPAAQRAFMRMAMDPDFQREMGIASGAAPARVDVPDTGADACGRQAIRDLRSANMRRTVLASFSALSPRSVQQHINDIVMQHLQGRIDDARATQRLKDLFLGTGPVGPER comes from the coding sequence ATGCATTCCGCCACGGCCCGCGGCCCAGCCGCCCTTTCCCGCTCCCGCCGCAGGCCGGCCCGGGCCACCGGATGGATGGCCGGGCTGCTGCTGGCGGCCTGGGCCGCCGCGGCCATGGGCGCGCCGCCCGTCAAGGCACGGGAACCGGCCCGGCCCGCACCGCGGGCAGCCGAGCCACCGGCACTGCATGTCTGGCACTGCTGGGCCTCGCCCGGCGAGCACCAGCGCAGCGAAGTGCTGGCGCGGCATCTGGCGCGGCACGGCCTGCACTGGACGATCGAGGAGCCGGTCTGCGGCAACGGCAACAGCGCGCTGTCGGTGTTCACCCAGCGTTTCCAGCACCGCCTGCCCCGTCCCGCCGCGGTGATGACAGCGGGCGAAGGCGCGCCGCCGCTGGCTGCCAAGGGCCTGCTGCTGCCGCTGGACGCGGTCGCGCGCGAGCAGGAGTGGGAAGAGGTGGTGCCCCACGCGCTGCAGGAATGGGCGCGGTTTCGCGGCCACTGGATCGCGGCGCCGCTGTCCGTGCATTCCACCAACCTGCTGTGGTTCAACAAGCCGCTGCTCGACCGCCTGGGCGGTACCGTGCCCGATACCTGGGACGAACTGCTTGCGCTGCTCGCCCGCGCGCAGGAGGCGGGCATCGTGCCGGTGGGGATCGGCGCCGATGCGTGGGAATACTCGTTCTGGTTCGAGTCCGTGGCGGCCGGCGCGGGCGGCGCGGAGTTCTACCGGCGGTTCTTCCTGGAGCATGACCGGCGTGCCTACGACGAGGCCGTGGTGATGCGCATCTTCGCGCGCATGGCGCAGCTGCGGCCCTACCTGCGCGCCAACGCAGCATCGCGCGACTGGAGCAGCGCCAGCGGCCTGGTCGAGCAGGGCAAGGCGCTGCTGCAGATGCAGGGCAGCTGGCTGAACGGCGAGCTGCGCCAGCGCGGGATGGAGGCCGGGCAGGACTACCTGTGCCCGCGTTTCCCGGACACGCAGGGCATGGTGCTCTACATCGGCGACCAGATCGGCTTCGTGCGCGGCGCGCAGGTGGACCCGGCCGCGCAGCGGGCCTTCATGCGCATGGCGATGGACCCGGACTTCCAGCGCGAGATGGGCATTGCCAGCGGCGCGGCGCCCGCGCGCGTGGATGTGCCCGACACCGGCGCGGACGCCTGCGGCCGCCAGGCCATCCGGGACCTGCGCAGCGCCAACATGCGGCGTACCGTGCTCGCGTCCTTCTCGGCGCTGTCCCCGCGCTCGGTGCAGCAGCACATCAACGACATCGTCATGCAGCACCTGCAGGGCCGCATCGACGACGCGCGCGCCACGCAGCGGCTCAAGGACCTGTTCCTGGGCACCGGACCGGTCGGTCCCGAACGGTGA
- a CDS encoding DUF1800 domain-containing protein, with amino-acid sequence MLSFVNAAAARAASLRGPEDPEPGHPVIGRRQWLATAAVGLCGAAGLTLAAPPGAFAAESDRDAPRSPAEGARLLDRLTWGANAAALEGLQRVGPAATVAALLRPAPNAPLPPEAQAQIDAMAITRTPMETLAIDMQARQQAIKNEPTEDARKAAQDAYQRDMRALQREAERRFVLRAVYSPAQLQEKMTWFWMNHFNVFAGKADIRAMVGDYEDRAIRPHALGRFRDLLGATVRHPAMLRYLDNAQNAARRINENYARELMELHTLGVDGGYSQHDVQEMARVLTGHGVSLRPLDEPPPKLKPEWARQYVRRGLYEFHPQRHDWDPKELLGQPLQGQGMAELDEALDRLARAPATARFVTRKMAAYLVGDAPPPALLQAMAERFQQTDGHIGAVLQTLFTSEAFQASLGTRLRDPVQYVMAGLRLGYSDRVLANPDPALSWLQRLAEPLYGRVTPDGYPLDAAAWTSSGQMAVRFEIARALGGAGTGALYRTEGAPPPKVQPPAIAQNAAFRAMEPQLAPATRVALARAGSPAEWNTFLLSAPEFMYA; translated from the coding sequence ATGCTGTCCTTCGTGAACGCCGCTGCTGCCCGTGCCGCGTCCCTGCGCGGCCCCGAAGATCCGGAGCCCGGGCATCCCGTCATCGGGCGCCGCCAATGGCTCGCCACCGCCGCCGTGGGGCTGTGCGGTGCCGCCGGGCTCACGCTGGCCGCGCCGCCCGGTGCCTTCGCCGCCGAAAGCGACCGCGATGCGCCCCGCTCCCCCGCGGAGGGCGCGCGCCTGCTGGACCGGCTCACCTGGGGCGCCAATGCCGCGGCGCTGGAGGGCCTGCAGCGCGTCGGCCCCGCGGCCACGGTGGCGGCACTGCTGCGTCCCGCGCCGAACGCCCCGCTGCCGCCCGAGGCGCAGGCGCAGATCGATGCCATGGCCATCACCCGCACGCCGATGGAAACCCTGGCCATCGACATGCAGGCGCGCCAGCAAGCCATCAAGAACGAACCCACCGAAGACGCCCGCAAGGCCGCCCAGGACGCCTACCAGCGCGACATGCGGGCCCTGCAGCGCGAGGCCGAGCGGCGCTTCGTGCTGCGGGCCGTGTACTCCCCGGCGCAGCTGCAGGAGAAGATGACCTGGTTCTGGATGAACCATTTCAACGTGTTCGCCGGCAAGGCGGACATCCGCGCCATGGTGGGCGACTACGAGGACCGCGCCATCCGCCCGCATGCACTGGGGCGATTCCGCGACCTGCTGGGCGCCACGGTGCGGCATCCGGCCATGCTGCGCTACCTGGACAACGCGCAGAACGCCGCCCGCCGCATCAACGAGAACTACGCACGCGAGCTGATGGAGCTGCACACGCTGGGCGTGGACGGCGGCTACAGCCAGCACGACGTGCAGGAGATGGCGCGCGTGCTCACCGGCCACGGTGTGTCGCTGCGCCCGCTGGACGAGCCACCGCCGAAACTCAAGCCCGAATGGGCGCGCCAGTACGTGCGCCGCGGCCTGTACGAGTTCCATCCGCAGCGCCATGACTGGGATCCGAAGGAACTGCTCGGCCAGCCGCTGCAGGGCCAGGGCATGGCGGAGCTGGACGAGGCGCTGGACCGGCTCGCCCGCGCTCCGGCCACCGCCCGCTTCGTGACCCGCAAGATGGCCGCCTACCTGGTGGGCGACGCGCCGCCACCCGCGCTGCTGCAGGCGATGGCCGAGCGCTTCCAGCAGACCGATGGCCACATCGGCGCGGTGCTGCAGACGCTGTTCACGAGCGAGGCGTTCCAGGCCTCGCTCGGCACCCGGCTGCGCGACCCCGTGCAATACGTGATGGCCGGCCTGCGCCTGGGCTACTCCGACCGCGTGCTGGCCAATCCCGATCCGGCGCTCTCGTGGCTGCAGCGCCTGGCCGAGCCGCTCTACGGCCGCGTCACGCCGGACGGCTATCCGCTGGACGCCGCCGCCTGGACCAGCTCCGGCCAGATGGCCGTGCGCTTCGAGATCGCGCGGGCGCTGGGCGGGGCAGGGACCGGTGCGCTCTACCGCACCGAAGGGGCGCCGCCGCCGAAGGTGCAGCCCCCCGCGATCGCGCAGAACGCCGCCTTCCGCGCCATGGAGCCACAGCTGGCGCCGGCCACGCGGGTGGCGCTGGCGCGCGCCGGCTCGCCTGCGGAATGGAACACTTTCTTGCTGTCCGCCCCCGAATTCATGTACGCCTGA
- a CDS encoding DUF1501 domain-containing protein — protein sequence MTHSDAPRDSSLPRDAADAVPGLAGIAPTRRRCLQALAALAAPGVLQASLAATPQGATDARFLLVFLRGGYDCASLLVPTASDFYYESRPNIAIPRPGAEGGALQLTADWGLHPALAGSLQPLYAKKQVAFVPFSGTDDLTRSHFDTQDSIELGQPVGARRDYRSGFLNRLATELGAQTRWHDHLSPMAFTDTLPLVLRGGYDVPNTALAAAGVSKPGIDERQAGLIASMYQGTPLAAPVAEGFQTRDEVARTMQGEMDAASRNALSTKGFEGTARRMARLMQSRYNLGFVDVGGWDTHVGQGNATGALANRFEELGRGLAAFADEMGPAWNRTTVVVVSEFGRTFRENGNRGTDHGHGSVMWVLGGGIAGGRIAGEQQALTATTLFQNRDYPVLNDYRGVLGGIFGRMYGLNGNALARVFPGAKPKDLRLV from the coding sequence ATGACGCATTCCGACGCCCCCCGAGATTCCTCCCTGCCCCGCGATGCGGCCGATGCCGTGCCGGGCCTTGCCGGCATCGCGCCCACGCGCCGGCGCTGCCTGCAGGCGCTCGCCGCGCTGGCCGCACCGGGCGTGCTGCAGGCCAGCCTGGCGGCCACGCCGCAGGGCGCCACGGATGCACGCTTCCTGCTCGTCTTCCTGCGTGGCGGCTACGATTGCGCGAGCCTGCTGGTGCCCACTGCCAGCGACTTCTACTACGAAAGCCGCCCGAACATCGCCATCCCCCGGCCCGGCGCCGAGGGCGGCGCCCTGCAGCTCACGGCCGACTGGGGCCTGCACCCGGCGCTGGCCGGTTCGCTGCAGCCGCTCTATGCAAAGAAACAGGTCGCCTTCGTGCCGTTCTCGGGCACCGACGATCTCACGCGCAGTCACTTCGACACGCAGGACAGCATCGAGCTGGGCCAGCCCGTGGGCGCGCGGCGCGACTACCGCTCGGGCTTCCTGAACCGGCTGGCGACGGAGCTCGGGGCACAGACGCGCTGGCACGACCATCTCTCGCCGATGGCCTTCACCGACACGCTGCCGCTGGTGCTGCGCGGCGGCTACGACGTGCCCAACACGGCCCTGGCCGCGGCCGGCGTGTCCAAGCCCGGCATCGACGAACGGCAGGCGGGACTGATCGCCTCCATGTACCAGGGCACGCCGCTGGCCGCCCCCGTGGCCGAGGGCTTCCAGACGCGCGACGAGGTGGCGCGCACCATGCAGGGCGAGATGGACGCCGCCAGCCGCAACGCGCTCAGCACCAAGGGCTTCGAGGGCACGGCGCGGCGCATGGCGCGCCTCATGCAGTCGCGCTACAACCTGGGGTTCGTGGACGTGGGCGGCTGGGATACGCACGTGGGCCAGGGCAACGCAACGGGCGCGCTGGCCAACCGCTTCGAGGAGCTGGGCCGGGGCCTCGCAGCCTTCGCTGACGAAATGGGCCCGGCCTGGAACCGCACCACGGTCGTCGTGGTGAGCGAGTTCGGCCGCACCTTCCGCGAGAACGGCAACCGCGGCACCGACCACGGCCACGGCAGCGTGATGTGGGTGCTGGGCGGCGGCATCGCCGGCGGACGCATCGCGGGCGAGCAGCAGGCGCTCACCGCGACCACGCTGTTCCAGAACCGCGACTATCCGGTGCTCAACGACTACCGTGGCGTGCTGGGCGGGATCTTCGGGCGCATGTACGGACTGAACGGGAACGCGCTGGCCCGGGTGTTCCCGGGCGCGAAACCCAAAGACCTGCGGCTGGTTTGA
- a CDS encoding DHH family phosphoesterase: MTTTTSAPAPARTLLPQTLLMAPSPGDPSPLVLYHGRCADGFGAALAAWRYYGGEVECVGLSHGQAKSVEDLPPLEGRYVYILDFSFPPELLRAIDERAARLVMLDHHKSAAEQLTGFACRCGVVHFDMDKSGARLAWDFFHAEAPLPDLVRYIEDRDLWNWKYPETAGYVAALDMEPFDFARWDAIARFTPDQTQAFVARGEAMDEKFRHLAADVAGGAQPLVFDGEQGLMVNAPGAFHSLIGEMLSQQSGTFALMWVVGKDGQVKVGLRSQRGYDCSVLATRMGGGGHAQACGFRMGRDRLPELLTGVFKSGAPAQG, encoded by the coding sequence ATGACCACGACGACTTCCGCCCCCGCTCCCGCGCGCACCCTGCTGCCCCAGACACTGCTCATGGCCCCCTCGCCCGGCGATCCATCCCCCCTGGTGCTCTACCACGGCCGCTGCGCCGACGGCTTCGGTGCCGCGCTGGCCGCCTGGCGCTATTACGGCGGCGAGGTCGAATGCGTGGGCCTGTCTCACGGCCAGGCGAAGTCGGTGGAGGACCTGCCGCCCCTGGAAGGCCGGTACGTGTACATCCTGGACTTCTCGTTCCCGCCCGAACTGCTGCGCGCCATCGACGAACGCGCCGCCCGCCTCGTGATGCTGGACCACCACAAGAGCGCTGCCGAACAGCTCACCGGCTTCGCCTGCCGCTGCGGCGTGGTGCATTTCGACATGGACAAGTCGGGCGCGCGCCTGGCCTGGGACTTCTTCCATGCGGAGGCACCGCTGCCCGATCTGGTGCGCTACATCGAAGACCGCGACCTCTGGAACTGGAAGTACCCCGAGACTGCCGGCTATGTCGCCGCGCTGGACATGGAACCCTTCGACTTCGCGCGCTGGGACGCCATCGCCCGTTTCACGCCGGACCAGACGCAGGCCTTCGTCGCGCGCGGCGAGGCCATGGACGAGAAGTTCCGCCACCTCGCGGCCGACGTGGCCGGTGGCGCGCAGCCGCTGGTATTCGACGGTGAGCAGGGCCTGATGGTCAATGCCCCGGGCGCCTTCCACAGCCTGATCGGCGAGATGCTCTCCCAGCAGTCCGGCACCTTCGCGCTGATGTGGGTGGTGGGCAAGGACGGGCAGGTCAAGGTCGGCCTGCGCTCGCAGCGCGGCTACGACTGCTCGGTGCTCGCGACCCGCATGGGCGGCGGGGGCCATGCGCAAGCCTGCGGATTCCGCATGGGGCGGGATCGGTTGCCGGAGTTGCTGACGGGCGTGTTCAAGTCGGGTGCGCCAGCACAGGGCTGA
- a CDS encoding glycine zipper family protein, whose translation MPATHPLRPGRKAPARLACTGLLAAALALAGCASTVPSPASADPAEVQRHAADLAECQRYAQQIGVVIETLDGMLTGALVLASLAWSAGGSHDAVRDWAVAGGALGATQGLQPLERRRRAVDSCMQARGHATGPYPAAPLPPPPAEPAPGTVTGPALPAIALGVDSFSAQQLARAQACSAQPVAALAAKGPGFETYTVACDNGDALAIRCEFGNCRVLR comes from the coding sequence ATGCCCGCAACCCACCCCCTCCGCCCCGGCCGCAAGGCCCCTGCACGCCTGGCCTGCACCGGCCTGCTGGCGGCCGCGCTGGCGCTTGCGGGATGCGCCAGCACGGTGCCCTCGCCGGCCAGCGCGGATCCGGCCGAGGTGCAGCGCCATGCGGCCGACCTGGCCGAATGCCAGCGCTATGCGCAGCAGATCGGCGTGGTGATCGAGACGCTGGACGGCATGCTGACCGGCGCGCTGGTGCTGGCGTCGCTCGCCTGGTCCGCGGGCGGCAGCCACGATGCGGTGCGCGACTGGGCCGTGGCGGGCGGCGCGCTCGGGGCCACCCAGGGCCTGCAGCCGCTGGAGCGCCGGCGCCGCGCGGTGGACAGCTGCATGCAGGCGCGCGGCCATGCGACCGGGCCCTACCCCGCGGCGCCTCTGCCGCCGCCGCCCGCCGAGCCCGCTCCCGGCACGGTGACCGGGCCCGCGCTGCCCGCCATCGCGCTGGGGGTGGACAGTTTCAGCGCCCAGCAGCTGGCGCGCGCGCAGGCCTGCAGCGCCCAGCCCGTCGCGGCGCTGGCGGCCAAGGGGCCGGGCTTCGAGACCTATACCGTGGCCTGCGACAACGGCGATGCGCTGGCGATCCGCTGCGAGTTCGGCAACTGCCGCGTGCTGCGCTGA
- a CDS encoding pseudouridine synthase, with product MPLPTAPRHPPLSILWQDDDLVAVYKPAGWLVHRTGLDAGETRFVMQALRDQMGRRVYPVHRLDKGTCGVLVMGLHADAARALSQAFEHHRVDKRYLALVRGHAPDRVQVDHALRPDDAPPDAAVQPARTALRCLARLELPEASDTRFATTRASLVEALPETGRRHQIRRHLKHIAHPILGDATHGKGPLNRWWAQRLGLQRLWLHAWRLALPHPATGDMLVLDSGLHGGPLPGTPAAPDGAGPPEVPADLSAGSPDLHDWQARVLCLDWVRCGDAAAPER from the coding sequence ATGCCGCTTCCGACCGCACCCCGCCACCCGCCCCTGTCCATCCTCTGGCAGGACGACGACCTCGTCGCCGTGTACAAGCCTGCCGGATGGCTGGTGCACCGCACGGGGCTGGACGCAGGGGAGACCCGCTTCGTGATGCAGGCGCTGCGCGACCAGATGGGCCGCCGCGTCTATCCGGTACACCGGCTCGACAAGGGCACCTGCGGGGTGCTGGTGATGGGGCTGCACGCGGACGCGGCCCGCGCGCTGTCGCAGGCCTTCGAGCACCACCGGGTGGACAAGCGCTACCTCGCCCTCGTGCGCGGCCATGCGCCGGACCGGGTGCAGGTGGACCATGCCCTGCGCCCGGACGATGCGCCGCCCGACGCCGCCGTTCAGCCGGCCCGCACGGCGCTGCGCTGCCTTGCGCGGCTGGAACTGCCCGAGGCCAGCGACACGCGCTTCGCCACCACGCGGGCTTCGCTGGTGGAAGCCCTGCCGGAAACCGGCCGCCGCCACCAGATCCGCCGGCACCTCAAGCACATCGCCCATCCGATCCTGGGCGACGCCACCCACGGCAAAGGTCCGCTGAACCGCTGGTGGGCACAGCGGCTGGGCCTGCAACGGCTCTGGCTGCACGCCTGGCGGCTGGCACTGCCGCATCCCGCGACGGGCGACATGCTGGTCCTGGACAGTGGCCTGCACGGTGGCCCGCTGCCCGGCACGCCGGCCGCGCCGGACGGGGCGGGCCCGCCGGAGGTGCCGGCGGATCTGTCGGCGGGTTCACCCGACCTGCACGACTGGCAGGCGCGCGTGCTGTGCCTCGACTGGGTCCGCTGCGGCGACGCGGCGGCCCCGGAACGCTGA